A single Drosophila ananassae strain 14024-0371.13 chromosome 3L, ASM1763931v2, whole genome shotgun sequence DNA region contains:
- the LOC116654730 gene encoding sodium/potassium-transporting ATPase subunit alpha-A, giving the protein MKLWRKFRKRLKHLFWNWYMRCSSRKQRRRSRYCPTENEVWLEYYADYLHLWPFRELCSKLETNTVRGLTDDAARARLARNGPNVLPIRTKHMPYILRLARHCFTMDGVLLLLSAIACLVLFIWLKSHSEHVYIEYLIACGILLFTFVLYGYLRKLQENDTESLVTAFEDLMPRYCTVIRDGEKEIILTQKVVMGDIVPISYGQRLPADLRFFNCFGLEVNNVALTGYTDPRQIFPLAIDDRQQRYSSQIY; this is encoded by the exons ATGAAATTGTGGAGGAAATTTCGGAAGCGTCTAAAGCATCTGTTCTGGAATTGGTATATGAGATGCTCATCGAGAAAGCAACGACGACGCTCACGGTATTGCCCAACGGAGAATGAAGTTTGGCTGGAGTATTATGCAGATTACCTGCATCTCTGGCCCTTTCGGGAGCTCTGTTCCAAATTGGAAACGAATACGGTTCGG GGACTGACCGATGATGCTGCCAGGGCGAGACTGGCACGCAATGGCCCGAACGTCTTGCCGATTAGAACCAAACATATGCCGTACATTTTGAGATTGGCCAGGCACTGTTTCACCATGGATGGCGTACTGCTGCTCCTGAGTGCCATAGCCTGTTTGGTACTCTTTATTTGGTTGAAAAGTCATTCGGAACATGTTTATATTGAGTATTTAATAGCCTGTGGCATACTTCTCTTCACATTCGTTCTCTACGGATATTTGCGAAAGTTGCAGGAGAACGATACCGAATCCTTGGTGACGGCATTTGAAGATCTAATGCCCAGGTACTGCACCGTGATCCGAGACGGCGAAAAGGAGATTATTCTCACCCAGAAGGTGGTCATGGGCGACATTGTGCCGATTAGTTATGGACAGCGTCTTCCCGCCGACTTGCGATTTTTCAATTGCTTTGGCTTGGAGGTCAACAATGTGGCCTTGACCGGGTATACGGATCCTAGGCAGATTTTTCCTTTGGCAATCGATGACCGTCAGCAACGGTACTCATcgcaaatttattaa
- the LOC6495861 gene encoding sodium/potassium-transporting ATPase subunit alpha, producing MPISKWSAYNVGLACSHAMKGYAYGVAIACGKDTEVGKMAQLSFEKRPKSRVAKHLQQFSCYMILVVVVCIITIFYTISFQALHMGLQVSFSLLMALMPLFLPPLLWWGLWFTKNRMLKRQCFVRNLHASSTVGLTTVIVSDATGTLTRRQMRVREIFVNMMLLSGDDPDITDMGETFDELVKAMILCNDAYVPPGQIGVPKLKRHLYGNMLDMTLLRYGMQFESDIDKLRRDYEKVANKTYTDSDRLQVTVHKLTDEDGKAKLILLMKGHCDAVLRRCGTIIVDDEDLQIDDVIYDIISNLSDSLVEAGRHVRAFAYKEIDREVEVRRFSLFHTGARDTDSRYRDYMAVDTFNLRFLGMVAAHYPPRSTIKSAVHKCRTAGIKIAIVTSQKPETAKALALDVDILGGLWLVDQTNLRTATGDTSTDIVDMLEIAGLKPNHQKWQIEQLLLSQRDLVCANCSVDQHYMIVDACIRMGAVVSVIGYNLHHTPALQRANVGVAKFGGATTCDAGADVILLDGSFATLVGVISLSRLFFENMKKAMAYCMATNITFLLVHFSFLLIQLPLWIRVISVFIVQFMVNLIPACALIVELAEERLMMQKPKVYDDHLVNRRLLFVTHILVGPIEAAAVFIVYFKYMAHHGFLPKTLYGLNYKWYDPNVDDIIDTYGQEWNHATRMQLDNKVGSLVLMCLITMQAVNLMLSKTARANVLNHCFDNTSLLVAVSYLIGLIIFIHNMDFPECFYLSHIESWLILFSTVWPFAIFLIVIESTRRYFLRLFPESWLETLTYY from the exons ATGCCGATATCGAAATGGTCCGCCTACAATGTGGGCTTAGCCTGCAGTCATGCCATGAAAGGATATGCCTATGGAGTGGCCATCGCTTGTGGCAAGGACACGGAAGTCGGAAAGATGGCGCAGCTGAGTTTCGAAAAGCGACCGAAGAGTAGAGTGGCGAAGCATCTGCAGCAG TTCAGCTGCTATATGATCCTGGTGGTGGTCGTGTGTATAATCACCATATTCTATACCATTTCGTTTCAAGCGTTGCATATGGGACTACAGGTGAGTTTCTCACTGCTAATGGCCTTAATGCCCCTATTCTTGCCGCCGCTGCTGTGGTGGGGCCTGTGGTTCACCAAGAATCGGATGTTGAAGAGGCAGTGCTTTGTGCGGAACCTTCATGCCTCCAGCACAGTGGGCCTCACCACGGTAATAGTTTCTGATGCCACAGGGACCTTGACCCGCCGCCAGATGCGCGTTAGGGAGATCTTTGTGAATATGATGCTGTTGAGCGGCGACGATCCGGATATCACCGACATGGGAGAAACGTTCGATGAACTGGTCAAGGCTATGATCCTTTGCAATGATGCCTACGTCCCCCCGGGTCAGATTGGAGTGCCCAAGCTCAAGAGACACCTATATGGGAATATGTTGGACATGACGCTGCTCAGATACGGCATGCAATTCGAGTCCGACATCGATAAACTTCGTCGGGATTACGAAAAGGTGGCCAACAAGACATACACTGACTCGGATCGCCTCCAGGTGACGGTGCACAAGCTGACCGATGAGGATGGCAAGGCGAAGCTCATTCTGCTGATGAAGGGTCACTGCGATGCGGTACTCCGCCGCTGCGGAACCATCATCGTTGACGACGAGGATTTGCAGATTGACGATGTGATCTATGACATTATCTCCAATTTGTCGGATAGTCTCGTGGAAGCGGGCCGTCATGTCCGGGCGTTTGCCTATAAGGAGATTGACCGGGAGGTGGAAGTCCGCCGCTTTTCGCTATTTCATACTGGTGCTAGAGATACGGATTCCAGGTACCGCGACTACATGGCTGTGGACACGTTTAACTTGAGATTTTTGGGTATGGTGGCTGCCCATTATCCGCCACGGAGCACCATCAAAAGTGCCGTCCACAAGTGCCGCACGGCTGGAATCAAAATAGCCATCGTCACCAGCCAGAAACCGGAAACGGCCAAAGCTCTAGCCCTGGATGTGGATATCCTGGGTGGGTTGTGGCTCGTTGACCAGACCAATCTGCGAACGGCCACAGGTGATACAAGTACGGATATAGTGGACATGCTGGAGATTGCGGGACTCAAGCCCAATCACCAGAAGTGGCAGATCGAACAGCTGCTCCTCAGCCAGCGGGACTTGGTGTGTGCCAATTGCTCCGTGGATCAGCATTACATGATTGTGGACGCCTGCATCCGAATGGGCGCTGTGGTCTCCGTAATTGGTTACAATCTCCATCATACTCCAGCGCTGCAAAGGGCAAATGTGGGCGTGGCCAAGTTTGGAGGCGCCACAACCTGCGATGCTGGTGCCGATGTCATTCTGTTGGACGGCTCCTTCGCCACCTTGGTTGGTGTCATCTCCCTCAGTCGCCTCTTCTTCGAGAACATGAAGAAGGCAATGGCCTATTGCATGGCTACCAACATTACCTTCCTCTTGGTCCACTTTAGCTTTCTTCTGATCCAGCTGCCTTTATGGATCCGTGTGATATCCGTCTTTATTGTACAATTTATGGTGAACTTG ATTCCTGCTTGCGCCCTTATAGTTGAACTTGCTGAAGAGCGTCTGATGATGCAAAAACCCAAGGTCTACGATGACCATTTAGTCAATAGGCG acTCCTGTTTGTGACACATATTTTGGTGGGACCTATCGAAGCCGCCGCTGTTTTTATAGTTTACTTTAAATACATGGCCCACCATGGATTCCTACCTAAGACCTTGTATGGCCTAAACTACAAGTGGTATGACCCGAATGTGGATGATATCATAGATAcctatggccaggaatgg aacCATGCCACTCGTATGCAGCTGGACAATAAAGTGGGAAGCCTAGTCCTGATGTGCCTCATCACAATGCAGGCCGTCAATCTGATGCTCTCCAAGACGGCGCGTGCCAATGTGCTTAATCATTGCTTCGACAACACGTCCTTGTTGGTGGCCGTCTCGTACCTCATCGGACTCATCATCTTTATTCATAACATGGACTTTCCTGAATGCTTTTATTTATCCCATATCGAGAG cTGGCTCATATTATTTTCGACTGTCTGGCCGTTTGCTATTTTTTTGATTGTGATTGAGTCTACCCGTCGATACTTCCTAAGGCTGTTTCCGGAAAGTTGGCTGGAAACTTTGACGTACTACTGA
- the LOC6494757 gene encoding 5-oxoprolinase, with protein sequence MPSFALKLTRFSLVVREVVLSGPWIERHLCQSASRPPEQKKTSEEIKSGNKYCFAIDRGGTFTDVMCICPGGKVRTMKLLSEDPERYSDAPREGIRRILKEETGTDLAPSGLVDTSKIGWVRMGTTVATNALLERKGDPVVLVVNSGFRDLLYIGNQARPKIFDLNIRKPANLYQAVVEVDCRIVPEQKGRCQLDQKWKVLEGVAGSKYLEMLPVDETAVRASLTVAREQGISSVAVVLAHSYSCPEHELRVGAIARDLGFSHVTLSHQAMPMVRVVARGYTGCAEAYLTPHVDRYLASFKSGFDKHLEGVDVLFMQSDGGLTNMENFRGARAILSGPAGGVVGYALTGARETELPLIGFDMGGTSTDVSRYAGSYEHVIESTTAGVTIQAPQLDINTVAAGGGSRLFFRSGVFVVGPESAGSHPGPACYKKGGPLTVTDANLILGRILPQYFPKIFGPKENEPLDHEIAKSKFAEMQKEINDNLKASGDGRALTIEQVALGFVRVANEAMCRPIRSLTQARGLDTANHVLSCFGGAGGQHACAIARNLGIAKVVVHKYAGILSAYGMALADVVQELQEPSGLEFSDSNAQQLKERLDALSQQCHAKLADQGFRQIELEPFLHLRYEGTDGALMCSPPVGKQPDSASATSPLLAAYGDFHATFLVRYQTEFGFVLQNRRIIVDDIRIRGLGKNETPPEAQVQSAKDGSPPTPEGTTRMHFDEGSFDAPIYLTKNLLAGHKIAGPAVLIDQLSTIVVEPECGVQVTPFGDLIMDVKTGGKHGITAVLDPMHLSIFSHRFMSIAEQMGHGLRRTSISTNIKERLDFSCALFGPDGGLVSNAPHIPVHLGAMQETVQYQLKVRGDTLKHGDVILANHPAAGGSHLPDLTVMTPVFHEKQPRPVFFVASRGHHADIGGITPGSMPPHSTSLAQEGAAFKSFLLVENSLFQEQKIIERLTTPTDAKGAVGTRNLSDNLSDLKAQIAANHKGIQLVSELIDSYGLDVVQAYMSHIQKNAELAVRDMLRQIGRGTQQRTGSTVLQAQEFMDDGSPITLTVTIDTEQGSAICDFTGSGVEVWGNCNTPRGITLSALIYCLRCMVGHDIPLNQGCLAPIKVIIPKNSILDPSEGAAVVGGNVQTSQRIVDTVLKAFGVCAASQGCMNNITIGDDTWGYYETVAGGAGAGPSWHGASGVHTHMTNTRITDPEIFELRYPMVLKRFCLRTDESGGRGQFNGGEGVERDILFRKPVTLSVLTERRTLQPYGLAGGLPGKSGRNLIVKRDGRVIALGAKTCIDVDGGDTFAMKTPGGGGFGVSSKSA encoded by the exons ATGCCGAGTTTCGCGCTTAAACTCACCCGCTTTTCACTTGTGGTGCGGGAGGTGGTTCTGTCGGGCCCCTGGATCGAACGACATCTTTGCCAATCAGCCTCTCGCCCTCCGGAACAAAAGAAAACGTCCGAAGAAATAAAATCCGGAAACAAATACTGCTTTGCCATCGATCGTGGAGGCACCTTTACGGATGTAATGTGCATTTGTCCAGGCGGCAAGGTTCGCACCATGAAACTGCTCTCCGAGGATCCTGAACGCTACAGCGATGCCCCTCGCGAGGGCATTCGCCGAATTCTCAAGGAGGAGACCGGCACGGATCTGGCACCCAGTGGCTTGGTGGACACCTCGAAGATTGGTTGGGTGCGCATGGGCACAACAGTGGCCACTAATGCCCTGCTAGAACGAAAGGGAGATCCGGTGGTTTTGGTCGTCAACAGTGGCTTCCGAGACCTCCTCTATATTGGCAACCAAGCACGTCCCAAAATCTTTGATCTGAATATCCGTAAGCCGGCGAATCTTTATCAAGCCGTGGTGGAAGTGGATTGCCGTATAGTTCCAGAGCAGAAGGGACGCTGTCAGCTGG ATCAAAAATGGAAGGTCCTGGAGGGAGTGGCCGGCTCCAAGTATCTAGAGATGCTTCCAGTAGATGAAACGGCAGTGCGTGCTTCCCTTACAGTTGCCCGGGAACAGGGCATTTCTTCCGTGGCCGTGGTTTTGGCCCACAGCTATTCCTGTCCGGAGCACGAGCTCCGGGTGGGCGCCATTGCCCGGGATCTGGGTTTCAGCCATGTGACACTCTCCCACCAAGCCATGCCCATGGTCCGAGTGGTGGCCCGCGGATACACCGGGTGTGCAGAAGCCTACCTGACGCCCCACGTGGACAGGTATCTGGCCAG TTTCAAATCGGGTTTCGATAAGCATCTCGAGGGAGTGGATGTTCTCTTCATGCAATCGGACGGAGGCCTCACCAACATGGAGAATTTCAGGGGAGCCCGTGCCATTCTATCGGGACCCGCTGGTGGGGTAGTGGGCTATGCTCTTACAGGAGCTCGGGAAACGGAGCTACCCCTCATCGGATTCGATATGGGTGGAACCTCCACGGACGTGTCCCGCTATGCAGGAAGCTATGAGCATGTCATAGAGAGCACCACTGCTGGAGTGACCATTCAGGCTCCACAGCTGGACATCAATACCGTAGCAGCTGGTGGCGGATCGCGCCTATTTTTCCGTTCTGGAGTTTTTGTGGTCGGTCCGGAGTCGGCCGGCTCTCATCCTGGACCCGCCTGCTATAAGAAGGGTGGTCCCCTGACTGTCACAGACGCCAACCTTATACTGGGTCGTATTCTGCCTCAGTATTTCCCCAAGATCTTTGGACCGAAGGAGAACGAGCCCCTGGATCATGAGATCGCCAAGAGCAAATTCGCCGAGATGCAGAAGGAGATTAATGACAACTTAAAGGCCTCTGGAGATGGGCGAGCTTTGACCATTGAGCAAGTGGCGCTGGGCTTCGTCCGAGTAGCCAACGAAGCCATGTGCCGTCCTATTAGGTCCCTAACccaggccagaggtttggacACGGCCAACCACGTCCTTTCCTGCTTTGGAGGAGCCGGTGGGCAGCACGCTTGCGCCATTGCCCGTAATTTGGGAATCGCAAAG GTTGTCGTTCATAAGTACGCTGGCATTCTCTCAGCCTATGGAATGGCTCTGGCCGATGTGGTTCAGGAATTGCAGGAACCAAGTGGTCTGGAGTTCAGTGATTCCAATGCTCAGCAGCTAAAGGAGCGTCTGGATGCTCTCTCCCAGCAATGTCATGCCAAATTGGCCGACCAGGGCTTCCGTCAAATTGAACTGGAGCCTTTTCTTCATCTTCGTTATGAGGGTACGGATGGAGCGCTGATGTGTTCCCCTCCAGTTGGAAAACAACCGGACTCCGCCTCCGCCACGTCTCCTCTATTGGCTGCCTATGGAGACTTCCATGCTACTTTCCTAGTGCGATACCAAACCGAGTTTGGATTTGTTTTGCAAAATAGAAGGATCATTGTGGATGACATTCGTATACGCGGATTGGGCAAAAACGAAACGCCCCCGGAGGCTCAAGTTCAAAGCGCCAAGGATGGCTCACCACCAACCCCAGAAGGAACCACTCGCATGCACTTCGACGAGGGTAGTTTCGATGCCCCCATATATCTGACCAAGAATCTGCTAGCTGGACACAAGATCGCCGGACCAGCAGTGTTGATTGATCAACTGTCGACCATAGTTGTAGAGCCAGAATGCGGTGTCCAGGTAACTCCATTCGGAGATCTCATCATGGACGTTAAAACTGGAGGAAAGCATGGCATCACTGCGGTGCTTGATCCCATGCACTTGAGCATCTTCAGCCATCGTTTCATGAGCATTGCCGAACAGATGGGACATGGCTTGCGAAGGACTTCCATTTCAACTAATATTAAGGAGCGCCTGGACTTCTCCTGCGCTCTCTTCGGCCCGGATGGTGGCCTGGTGAGCAACGCTCCGCACATTCCTGTCCATCTGGGAGCCATGCAGGAAACCGTTCAGTATCAGCTGAAAGTACGGGGAGATACCTTGAAGCATGGAGATGTTATTCTGGCTAATCATCCTGCGGCTGGTGGTTCCCATCTTCCAGACTTGACCGTCATGACTCCTGTCTTTCATGA AAAACAACCACGTCCTGTCTTCTTTGTGGCCTCTCGTGGTCATCATGCAGATATTGGTGGCATTACTCCTGGCTCCATGCCACCCCACTCTACATCCCTGGCTCAAGAGGGAGCCGCATTCAAGTCCTTCCTTTTGGTGGAGAATAGCCTGTTTCAGGAGCAAAAAATCATAGAGCGCCTGACCACACCCACAGACGCCAAGGGAGCCGTCGGCACCAGGAATTTGAGCGACAATCTTTCCGATCTGAAGGCCCAGATCGCGGCCAATCATAAGGGAATCCAACTGGTGTCAGAACTGATCGACAGCTATGGATTGGATGTGGTTCAGGCTTACATGTCCCACATCCAGAAGAATGCCGAACTGGCGGTGCGGGATATGTTGCGTCAGATTGGTCGGGGCACTCAGCAACGCACGGGATCGACTGTCCTGCAAGCCCAGGAGTTCATGGATGACGGATCACCTATTACTCTGACGGTTACCATTGATACGGAGCAGGGATCGGCAATTTGCGACTTTACAGGATCCGGAGTGGAAGTTTGGGGAAATTGCAACACACCAAGGGGAATCACTCTTTCGGCTCTGATATACTGCCTGCGATGCATGGTGGGACACGATATTCCCCTCAATCAGGGATGCTTGGCGCCTATAAAGGTTATCATTCCCAAGAACTCTATTCTGGACCCTTCCGAGGGTGCTGCCGTTGTGGGTGGCAATGTCCAGACCTCCCAGCGTATTGTGGACACTGTTCTGAAAGCTTTTGGAGTGTGCGCCGCCTCCCAAGGATGCATGAACAACATTACCATTGGAGATGACACCTGGGGCTACTATGAAACTGTGGCTGGAGGTGCAGGTGCTGGGCCCAGCTGGCACGGAGCTAGTGGAGTGCATACCCATATGACAAACACTCGCATCACCGATCCTGAAATTTTTGAGCTTCGCTATCCCATGGTCCTGAAACGATTCTGTCTGCGCACCGACGAATCCGGAGGCAGGGGGCAGTTTAACGGCGGCGAGGGCGTGGAGCGTGATATACTTTTTCGGAAGCCAGTGACTCTTTCCGTCCTAACGGAACGGCGAACACTCCAGCCTTATGGCTTAGCCGGAGGACTGCCAGGGAAGAGTGGACGCAACCTGATTGTGAAACGGGACGGCCGGGTTATTGCCTTGGGTGCAAAAACTTGTATTGATGTCGATGGTGGT GACACTTTTGCCATGAAAACTCCGGGTGGCGGTGGATTTGGAGTGAGCAGCAAGTCGGCATAG
- the LOC6494756 gene encoding 5-oxoprolinase: MSGNKYCFAIDRGGTFTDVLCICPGGKVRTMKLLSEDPERYSDAPREGIRRILKEETGEDLAASGLVDTSKIGWVRMGTTVATNALLERKGDPVVLVVNSGFRDLLYIGNQARPKIFDLNIRKPANLYQSVVEVDCRIVPEQKERCQLDQSWKVLEGVAGTKYLEVRPVDETTVRASLAAAREQGVSSVAVVLAHSYACPEHELRVGAIARELGFSHVTLSHQAMPMCRVVARGYTGCAEAYLTPHVDRYLASFKSGFDKHLEGVDVLFMQSDGGLTNMENFRGARAILSGPAGGVVGYALTGARETELPLIGFDMGGTSTDVSRYAGSYEHVIESTTAGVTIQAPQLDINTVAAGGGSRLFFRSGIFVVGPESAGSHPGPACYKKGGPLTVTDANLILGRILPQYFPKIFGPKENEPLDHEIAKSKFVELQKEINAHLKASGDGRVLTIEEVALGFVRVANETMCRPIRALTQSRGLDTANHVLSCFGGAGGQHACAIARNLGIAKVVIHKYAGILSAYGMALADVVQELQEPSGLEFSDSNAQQLKERLDALSQQCHAKLADQGFRQIELEPFLHLRYEGTDGALMCAPSGGKQSSTSSPLLAEYGDFHATFLERYRTEFGFVLQNRRIIVDDIRIRGLGKNETPPEGRVQSANATQPTVEGTTRIHFDEGSFDAPIYLTKNMLAGHKISGPAVLIDQLSTIVVEPECGVQVTPFGDLIMDVKTGGKHGINAELDPVHLSIFSHRFMSIAEQMGRVLQRTSISTNIKERLDFSCALFGPDGGLVSNAPHIPVHLGAMQETVQYQLKVRGDSLKNGDVILANHPSAGGSHLPDLTVITPVFYENNPRPVFFVASRGHHADIGGITPGSMPPHSTSLAQEGAAFKSFLIVENGLFQEQQIIERLTTPTDAKGAVGTRNLSDNLSDLKAQIAANHKGIQLVAELIDSYGLDVVQAYMSHIQKNAELAVRDMLRQIGRDTQERTGSTVLQAQEFMDDGSPITLKVTIDAEQGSALCDFTGSGVEVWGNCNAPRAITLSALIYCLRCMVGHDVPLNQGCLAPIQVIIPKNSILDPSEGAAVVGGNVQTSQRIVDTVLKAFGVCAASQGCMNNITIGDDTWGYYETVAGGAGAGPGWHGAGGVHTHMTNTRITDPEILELRYPMILKRFCLRTDESGGRGQYNGGEGVERDLLFRKPVTLSVLTERRTLQPYGLAGGQPGKSGRNLVVKRDGRVIALAGKTCIDVDAGDTFAMKTPGGGGFGPGSESKGSDASNQDNTKRFVERGTVFNYLQAQESA; the protein is encoded by the exons ATGTCCGGAAACAAATACTGTTTTGCCATCGATCGCGGAGGCACCTTCACCGATGTCCTGTGCATTTGTCCCGGCGGCAAGGTTCGCACCATGAAACTGCTCTCCGAGGATCCTGAACGCTACAGCGATGCCCCTCGCGAAGGCATACGCCGCATTCTCAAGGAGGAGACTGGTGAGGATCTGGCAGCCAGCGGTTTAGTGGATACTTCCAAGATTGGTTGGGTGCGCATGGGCACAACAGTGGCCACTAATGCCCTGCTGGAACGAAAGGGAGATCCAGTGGTTTTGGTCGTCAACAGTGGCTTCCGAGACCTCCTCTATATTGGAAACCAGGCACGTCCCAAAATCTTTGATTTGAACATCCGTAAGCCGGCGAATCTTTACCAGTCGGTGGTGGAAGTGGATTGTCGTATAGTTCCAGAGCAGAAGGAACGTTGCCAGCTGG ATCAAAGCTGGAAGGTTCTAGAGGGAGTGGCCGGCACCAAGTATTTGGAGGTGCGCCCCGTGGATGAAACGACAGTTCGTGCTTCCCTCGCAGCTGCCCGGGAGCAGGGCGTCTCCTCCGTCGCCGTTGTCTTGGCCCACAGCTACGCCTGTCCGGAGCATGAGCTCCGGGTGGGCGCCATTGCCCGGGAACTGGGCTTCAGCCATGTGACACTCTCCCATCAGGCCATGCCCATGTGCCGGGTGGTGGCCCGAGGATACACTGGGTGTGCCGAGGCCTACCTGACGCCCCATGTGGACCGATACTTGGCCAG TTTCAAATCGGGTTTCGATAAGCATCTCGAGGGAGTGGATGTTCTCTTCATGCAATCGGACGGAGGCCTCACCAACATGGAGAACTTCAGGGGAGCCCGTGCCATCCTATCGGGACCCGCTGGTGGGGTAGTGGGCTATGCTCTCACGGGAGCTCGGGAAACGGAGCTACCCCTCATCGGATTCGATATGGGTGGAACCTCCACGGACGTGTCCCGCTATGCAGGGAGCTATGAGCATGTCATAGAGAGCACCACTGCTGGAGTGACCATTCAGGCTCCACAGCTGGACATCAATACCGTAGCAGCTGGTGGCGGATCGCGCCTATTCTTCCGTTCTGGAATTTTCGTGGTTGGTCCGGAGTCGGCGGGCTCTCATCCAGGTCCTGCCTGTTATAAGAAGGGCGGTCCTCTGACAGTCACAGACGCCAATCTTATACTGGGTCGTATTCTGCCTCAGTATTTCCCCAAGATCTTTGGGCCGAAGGAGAACGAGCCACTGGATCATGAGATCGCCAAGAGCAAGTTCGTCGAGCTGCAGAAGGAGATTAATGCCCACTTGAAAGCGTCTGGGGATGGCCGAGTTTTGACCATTGAGGAGGTGGCGCTGGGCTTTGTTCGAGTGGCTAACGAAACCATGTGCCGGCCTATTCGGGCTTTAACTCAGTCCCGCGGATTGGACACCGCCAACCATGTTCTCTCCTGCTTTGGAGGAGCCGGTGGGCAACACGCCTGCGCTATTGCCCGTAATTTGGGAATCGCAAAG GTTGTCATTCATAAGTACGCTGGCATTCTCTCAGCCTATGGAATGGCTCTGGCCGATGTGGTTCAGGAATTGCAGGAACCAAGTGGTCTGGAGTTCAGTGATTCAAATGCTCAGCAGCTGAAGGAGCGTCTGGATGCACTCTCCCAGCAATGTCATGCCAAATTGGCCGACCAGGGCTTCCGTCAAATTGAACTGGAGCCTTTTCTTCATCTTCGTTATGAGGGTACAGATGGAGCTCTGATGTGTGCTCCCTCAGGTGGAAAACAATCCTCCACCTCTTCTCCTCTATTGGCTGAATATGGAGACTTCCATGCCACTTTCCTGGAGCGATACCGGACAGAGTTTGGATTTGTTTTACAAAATAGAAGGATCATTGTAGATGATATTCGTATTCGAGGGTTGGGTAAGAATGAAACACCCCCAGAAGGTCGGGTGCAAAGTGCAAACGCCACCCAGCCAACTGTCGAGGGAACCACTCGCATCCATTTCGACGAGGGAAGCTTTGATGCCCCCATTTATCTAACCAAGAACATGCTAGCTGGACACAAAATCTCTGGACCGGCAGTCTTGATTGATCAACTATCCACTATTGTCGTGGAGCCAGAATGCGGTGTCCAGGTAACTCCATTCGGAGATCTCATCATGGACGTCAAAACTGGAGGAAAGCATGGGATCAATGCTGAGCTAGATCCCGTGCACTTGAGCATCTTCAGCCATCGTTTCATGAGTATTGCCGAGCAGATGGGCCGTGTCCTCCAAAGGACTTCCATTTCAACTAATATTAAGGAGCGCCTGGACTTCTCCTGCGCTCTCTTCGGCCCGGATGGTGGCCTGGTGAGCAACGCTCCGCACATTCCTGTCCATTTGGGAGCCATGCAGGAAACCGTTCAGTATCAGCTGAAAGTACGGGGAGATTCTTTGAAGAATGGAGATGTCATTCTGGCTAATCATCCTTCGGCTGGTGGGTCCCATCTTCCGGACTTGACCGTCATTACTCCGGTGTTTTATGA AAACAACCCTCGTCCTGTATTCTTTGTGGCCTCTCGTGGTCATCATGCAGATATTGGTGGCATTACTCCCGGCTCCATGCCACCACACTCTACATCCCTGGCTCAAGAGGGAGCCGCATTCAAGTCCTTCCTTATCGTGGAGAATGGATTATTCCAGGAGCAGCAAATCATCGAGCGCCTGACCACACCCACTGACGCCAAGGGTGCCGTCGGCACCAGGAATTTGAGCGACAATCTTTCCGATCTGAAGGCCCAGATCGCGGCCAATCATAAGGGAATCCAACTGGTGGCAGAACTGATCGACAGCTATGGATTGGATGTGGTTCAGGCTTACATGTCCCATATCCAGAAGAATGCGGAACTGGCGGTGCGGGATATGCTGCGTCAGATTGGTCGGGACACTCAAGAACGCACTGGATCGACCGTCTTGCAAGCCCAGGAGTTCATGGATGACGGATCACCCATTACCCTAAAGGTTACTATCGATGCTGAGCAAGGATCGGCTCTGTGCGACTTTACAGGATCCGGAGTGGAGGTTTGGGGCAATTGTAATGCCCCCAGGGCCATAACTCTGTCGGCCTTGATCTACTGCCTGCGATGCATGGTGGGCCATGATGTGCCCCTCAATCAGGGCTGCTTAGCACCCATACAAGTAATCATTCCCAAGAACTCTATCCTGGATCCATCAGAAGGTGCCGCCGTGGTGGGAGGCAATGTTCAGACCTCCCAGCGCATCGTGGACACGGTGCTAAAGGCTTTTGGAGTGTGTGCCGCCTCCCAAGGATGCATGAACAACATTACCATTGGAGATGATACCTGGGGCTACTATGAAACGGTGgctggaggagcaggagctggtCCAGGCTGGCACGGTGCCGGTGGAGTTCACACCCATATGACAAACACTCGTATTACCGACCCAGAGATTCTAGAGCTTCGCTATCCCATGATCCTGAAACGATTCTGTCTGCGCACCGACGAATCCGGTGGCCGGGGACAGTACAATGGCGGCGAGGGCGTGGAGCGAGATCTACTGTTTCGGAAGCCAGTGACTCTTTCCGTCCTAACGGAGCGGCGAACTCTTCAGCCTTATGGCTTAGCCGGAGGACAGCCAGGAAAGAGTGGACGCAATCTGGTAGTGAAGCGGGATGGCCGGGTTATCGCCTTGGCTGGAAAAACTTGTATTGATGTCGACGCTGGG GACACTTTTGCTATGAAAACTCCTGGCGGTGGTGGATTTGGACCAGGCAGCGAGTCGAAGGGTTCGGATGCCTCGAACCAGGATAATACCAAGCGATTTGTTGAGCGCGGAACTGTTTTTAACTATTTGCAAGCTCAGGAATCTGCTTAG